The Pseudodesulfovibrio cashew genomic sequence GGGCAGAATCAATTTGGAGGATCAAAAATATATGTGGTCCAAACAGCTCTATCTGCTGTAACAAGATGTATTCTAATGGCATCGGACCCTGGTGATTTGATCCTTGATCCTACATGCGGTTCTGGGACAACTGCTTACGTAGCCGAACAGTGGGGAAGAAGGTGGGTTACGATAGACACGTCAAGAGTCTCTCTGGCTTTATCTAGAGCTAGAGTTATGGGGGCTCGGTATCCATACTATATACTTTCTGACAGCAAAGAGGGACAAATTAAAGAAGCCGAACTATCACGTACTGAACCTTCATTGAAATCAACGCATGGCTTCGTTCGGCAGGGGTTTGTCTATGAAAGGGTCCCTCATATTACGCTTAAATCAATAGCTCATAACTCTGAGATTGATGTAGTCTGGGACAAATACAAAAACCGCCTTGAGCCAATATTGAATAATCTTAACGAGATCCTAAATACCGACTGGGAAGATTGGCAAATTCCCGTTTCTGCGAAAGAAGAATGGCCCCAAAAAGCAAAAGAGTTGCACGGTGATTGGTGGAAGCATCGAATCGCTCGACAGGAAGAAATTGACGCCTCAATTGCAGCCAAAGCTGATTTTGAATACCTCTACGACAACCCCTACGAGGACAACAAAAAGGCCCGTGTAGCCGGCCCTTTCACCGTCGAAAGCCTCTCTCCTCATCGCGTGTTGACAGTAGATGAAAACGACGAGCTTGTTGATGAACTTGCCAAGCCCGATCAGCAGGTAGAAACGCAGGACTTCGCGCAAATGGTCCTGGAGAATCTCAAGACCGCAGGTGTCCAGCAGGCGCATAAGGAAGACAAGATCGTCTTTTCCACCATCAAGCCCTGGCCAGGGTACTATGTCTGCGCCGAAGGGGTGTACTACGAGGGCGAGGAAGACTCCGGCGTGGAGAAACGGGCAGCTATTTTCATCGGGCCCGAGTTCGGCACAGTCTCCCGTCCAGACCTCGTAGCGGCAGCACGGGAGGCTGGCGACGCAGGGTTTGACGCCTTGATAGCCTGTGCTTTCAACTATGACGCACATTCTTCGGAGTTCAATAGTCTGGGGCGGATACCTGTGCTCAAAGCGCGGATGAACGCCGACCTGCACATGGCGGACGACCTCAAGAACACCGGGAAGGGCAATCTCTTCGTCATCTTCGGCGAACCGGACATCGACATTTTAGAAGCCAAGAACAGTCAGGTACAGGTCAAGATCAACGGCGTGGACGTTTTCCACCCCAATACCGGCGAGGTCCGTAGCGATGGAGCCGAAGGCATTGCCTGCTGGTTCATCGATACAGACTACAACGAGGAGAGCTTCTTTGTCCGCCACGCCTATTTCCTCGGTGCGAATGATCCCTACAAGGCCCTGAAGACAACGCTCAAAGCGGAGATCAACAAGGAGTCCTGGGATACCCTCAATAGCGACATCTCCCGCCCATTCGACAAGCCTGAGTCGGGCCGCATAGCAGTCAAAGTCATCAACCATCTTGGCGATGAAGTCATGAAAGTCTACCGGGTGGGTTGATGTGATTGAGAGCATATCTACAGCCTTCAATTCGCTAACTGCGGCAGACATTGCAAGCCTTCTTGTCTCTGTTGCACTTGTCGTCTTGACGGCTGTTTTGGCTCGATACACACGCACGCTAGCGATTGAGGCTAAAAAGGCCAGAGAACTGCAAACAAGTCCAAATGTCATAGTGACTGCGGTTCACGACGAGAGCAGGCCGACAATTATTATGTTGGTCGTACAAAATATCGGCAATGGAATGGCATTGGATGTTTCATTCATGAGTTCTGTGCCGCTTCAAAAAGCGTATGGCATTTCAGAAGATACAAAGAGAGAACCACAGCCTATTGATCGAGGCCCCTTGGTTACGGGGATTCCTGCGCTCGGCCCAGGCGAGAGCAGAAAGATGGACTGGGGACAACCTGGGGGACTTTTTAAGCTGGTTGGCAGTGAGGCTGTGACAATAGAGTGTAAGTATACTTCACAGGAAGGGCAAAATTATTCAGGCATGTTCAAGGTGGATATTGAATCGTTCATGATGACAAATGCAAATGAAAGCATGCCGTTGAGGACGGTCAAGGCGCTCGAAGATATTGCCGACAACACTAAAAAGGCTTTGAGTAAGTTATGATATTCCGAATAGCCGACACATTCACCGATAGTCTTGGCAAGCTCACGGTCCAAGAGCAGAAAGCGGTCAAAACGTCTGCCTTTGATTTGCAAATGAATCCTGCAAATCCAGGGATTCGTTTCCATAAATTGGACAAGGCAAAAGACCCGAA encodes the following:
- a CDS encoding site-specific DNA-methyltransferase, which produces MAKKKNLKSVETITHEDASRKHIPTAECQSILRKEHQDPIRVAYERRNRDLDPQLVWRGKDEQDWSDLVVSAPPLFIQEKVHPKVLIDELTERTRKQGGAKVPQQMSLFDDFNGLPDENAKTEFYQHDSNWSNRMILGDSLQVMASLAEREGMRGKVQCVYFDPPYGIKFNSNFQWSTFNRDVTDGKKEHITREPEQVKAFRDTWRDGIHSYMTYMRDRLTVARDLLADSGSLFVQIGDENVHRVRTLLDEIFGQDNYVSTIVFVKTSSSTSDYLGPTFDYILWYAKNRPSVKYRKILLKKEPGKKGGTGYKSVQLKNLTRRSLTKEELLAPGILPEGSKIYFRDNLTSQSIGRAKGEGASSWFGVKFEGKTITPSNTVRWKTNEQGFDRLLKAYRVDASSNNKLGYIRFLDDYPAYELTDVWHDTLGQNQFGGSKIYVVQTALSAVTRCILMASDPGDLILDPTCGSGTTAYVAEQWGRRWVTIDTSRVSLALSRARVMGARYPYYILSDSKEGQIKEAELSRTEPSLKSTHGFVRQGFVYERVPHITLKSIAHNSEIDVVWDKYKNRLEPILNNLNEILNTDWEDWQIPVSAKEEWPQKAKELHGDWWKHRIARQEEIDASIAAKADFEYLYDNPYEDNKKARVAGPFTVESLSPHRVLTVDENDELVDELAKPDQQVETQDFAQMVLENLKTAGVQQAHKEDKIVFSTIKPWPGYYVCAEGVYYEGEEDSGVEKRAAIFIGPEFGTVSRPDLVAAAREAGDAGFDALIACAFNYDAHSSEFNSLGRIPVLKARMNADLHMADDLKNTGKGNLFVIFGEPDIDILEAKNSQVQVKINGVDVFHPNTGEVRSDGAEGIACWFIDTDYNEESFFVRHAYFLGANDPYKALKTTLKAEINKESWDTLNSDISRPFDKPESGRIAVKVINHLGDEVMKVYRVG